In a genomic window of Oreochromis aureus strain Israel breed Guangdong linkage group 13, ZZ_aureus, whole genome shotgun sequence:
- the si:dkey-174i8.1 gene encoding arylsulfatase I isoform X2, whose protein sequence is MGYKVACNCTTTVARPKQLKQSLACQDEDTFMESVKTEEVEKPRPPHFIFIMVDDQGYGDIGYHGSDIHTPVLDRLAAEGVKLENYYVQPICSPSRSQLMTGRYQIHTGLQHSIIRPRQPLCLPPDSPTLPERLAEAGYATHMVGKWHLGFCRTSCLPTGRGFQSFLGTLTGSGDHFSYQSCDGAEACGFDLHDGDRPAWEMAGNYSTLLYIDRVKQILKRHDPHTPLFLYLSLQAAHTPLQVPDHFLHLYDSHRNRLRRHYAAMLSCLDSGVAQVVQELKTQGLYENSVLVYSSDNGGQPLSGGSNWPLRGGKGTYWEGGIRAVGFVHSQLLKKKGIVSRALIHVSDWYPTLLGLAGAQQSHHGLDGHDVWGSISEGLPCPRTEILFNIDPVSRKAGEPYDKALILNGFGIWDTAVRAALRAGDWKLLTGNVGDGDWIPPQALPGGPERWKKLEKRRNKLVKSVWLFNVSADPYERYDLAEARPEVVKHLMTRLAEYNQTAVMARNPPDDPMADPELHGGAWSPWLGLEGDNEKEESRKEKMIKIRHCKLSKLKALFKKVGSRLQRKTLF, encoded by the exons ATGGGTTACAAAGTGGCTTGCAACTGCACAACAACTGTGGCCAggccaaagcagctgaaacagag CCTTGCCTGTCAGGATGAAGACACGTTTATGGAAAGTGTGAAAACAGAGGAGGTTGAAAAGCCCAGGCCACCTCACTTTATCTTCATTATGGTGGACGACCAGGGCTATGGAGACATTGGTTACCACGGCTCAGACATCCACACTCCAGTATTGGACCGGCTGGCAGCAGAGGGGGTTAAACTGGAAAATTATTATGTCCAACCTATCTGCTCACCCTCTCGCAGTCAACTCATGACAGGGCG CTACCAAATTCACACTGGACTTCAGCATTCAATCATCCGCCCACGTCAACCGCTGTGCCTGCCCCCTGATAGTCCCACCCTGCCAGAGCGTCTGGCTGAAGCTGGATACGCCACACACATGGTGGGTAAGTGGCACCTGGGCTTCTGCAGGACAAGCTGCTTGCCAACAGGACGTGGCTTTCAGAGTTTCCTGGGCACATTGACTGGCAGTGGAGATCATTTCTCCTATCAGAGCTGTGACGGGGCAGAGGCTTGTGGATTTGACCTGCATGATGGAGACAGGCCTGCCTGGGAGATGGCTGGAAACTACTCCACTCTCCTCTACATAGACAG AGTGAAGCAGATCTTGAAGAGACACGACCCACATACACCACTCTTCCTCTATCTCTCCCTTCAGGCAGCCCATACACCGTTGCAGGTACCAGACCATTTTCTTCACCTTTATGATTCCCATCGCAATCGTCTCAGGCGTCATTATGCAGCCATGCTGAGCTGCCTGGACAGCGGGGTTGCACAAGTGGTCCAGGAACTAAAGACTCAAGGGCTCTATGAAAACTCTGTACTCGTCTACTCTTCTGATAACGGTGGGCAGCCACTCTCTGGGGGAAGCAACTGGCCACTGAGAGGTGGCAAAGGAACCTACTGGGAAGGGGGCATTCGGGCTGTGGGCTTTGTCCACAGCCAACTTCTAAAGAAGAAAGGTATAGTAAGCAGAGCACTGATTCATGTCTCTGACTGGTATCCTACTTTACTGGGGCTTGCTGGAGCCCAGCAGTCCCACCATGGCCTTGATGGTCATGATGTTTGGGGAAGCATCAGTGAAGGTCTTCCCTGTCCTCGCACTGAAATTCTTTTCAACATTGACCCAGTTTCTAGGAAAGCTGGGGAACCATATGACAAGGCATTGATACTCAATGGCTTTGGGATTTGGGACACAGCCGTGAGGGCAGCATTGAGGGCTGGTGACTGGAAGTTGTTGACAGGAAATGTGGGTGATGGGGACTGGATACCACCACAAGCACTTCCTGGTGGTCCAGAACGTTGGAAGAAACTTGAGAAGAGACGCAATAAGCTGGTGAAGTCAGTGTGGCTTTTTAATGTCAGTGCAGACCCGTACGAGagatatgatttggcagaagcTCGTCCAGAGGTAGTAAAACATCTGATGACCAGGCTGGCAGAGTACAACCAGACAGCTGTGATGGCCAGGAATCCACCAGATGATCCGATGGCTGACCCAGAGCTCCATGGAGGGGCATGGAGCCCCTGGCTGGGGCTGGAGGGGGATAATGAAAAGGAGGAgagcaggaaagaaaagatgataaAGATTAGGCACTGCAAATTATCTAAGTTAAAAGCCCTCTTCAAAAAGGTGGGATCACGCCTGCAGAGGAAGACCTTATTCTAA
- the si:dkey-174i8.1 gene encoding arylsulfatase I isoform X5 translates to MESVKTEEVEKPRPPHFIFIMVDDQGYGDIGYHGSDIHTPVLDRLAAEGVKLENYYVQPICSPSRSQLMTGRYQIHTGLQHSIIRPRQPLCLPPDSPTLPERLAEAGYATHMVGKWHLGFCRTSCLPTGRGFQSFLGTLTGSGDHFSYQSCDGAEACGFDLHDGDRPAWEMAGNYSTLLYIDRVKQILKRHDPHTPLFLYLSLQAAHTPLQVPDHFLHLYDSHRNRLRRHYAAMLSCLDSGVAQVVQELKTQGLYENSVLVYSSDNGGQPLSGGSNWPLRGGKGTYWEGGIRAVGFVHSQLLKKKGIVSRALIHVSDWYPTLLGLAGAQQSHHGLDGHDVWGSISEGLPCPRTEILFNIDPVSRKAGEPYDKALILNGFGIWDTAVRAALRAGDWKLLTGNVGDGDWIPPQALPGGPERWKKLEKRRNKLVKSVWLFNVSADPYERYDLAEARPEVVKHLMTRLAEYNQTAVMARNPPDDPMADPELHGGAWSPWLGLEGDNEKEESRKEKMIKIRHCKLSKLKALFKKVGSRLQRKTLF, encoded by the exons ATGGAAAGTGTGAAAACAGAGGAGGTTGAAAAGCCCAGGCCACCTCACTTTATCTTCATTATGGTGGACGACCAGGGCTATGGAGACATTGGTTACCACGGCTCAGACATCCACACTCCAGTATTGGACCGGCTGGCAGCAGAGGGGGTTAAACTGGAAAATTATTATGTCCAACCTATCTGCTCACCCTCTCGCAGTCAACTCATGACAGGGCG CTACCAAATTCACACTGGACTTCAGCATTCAATCATCCGCCCACGTCAACCGCTGTGCCTGCCCCCTGATAGTCCCACCCTGCCAGAGCGTCTGGCTGAAGCTGGATACGCCACACACATGGTGGGTAAGTGGCACCTGGGCTTCTGCAGGACAAGCTGCTTGCCAACAGGACGTGGCTTTCAGAGTTTCCTGGGCACATTGACTGGCAGTGGAGATCATTTCTCCTATCAGAGCTGTGACGGGGCAGAGGCTTGTGGATTTGACCTGCATGATGGAGACAGGCCTGCCTGGGAGATGGCTGGAAACTACTCCACTCTCCTCTACATAGACAG AGTGAAGCAGATCTTGAAGAGACACGACCCACATACACCACTCTTCCTCTATCTCTCCCTTCAGGCAGCCCATACACCGTTGCAGGTACCAGACCATTTTCTTCACCTTTATGATTCCCATCGCAATCGTCTCAGGCGTCATTATGCAGCCATGCTGAGCTGCCTGGACAGCGGGGTTGCACAAGTGGTCCAGGAACTAAAGACTCAAGGGCTCTATGAAAACTCTGTACTCGTCTACTCTTCTGATAACGGTGGGCAGCCACTCTCTGGGGGAAGCAACTGGCCACTGAGAGGTGGCAAAGGAACCTACTGGGAAGGGGGCATTCGGGCTGTGGGCTTTGTCCACAGCCAACTTCTAAAGAAGAAAGGTATAGTAAGCAGAGCACTGATTCATGTCTCTGACTGGTATCCTACTTTACTGGGGCTTGCTGGAGCCCAGCAGTCCCACCATGGCCTTGATGGTCATGATGTTTGGGGAAGCATCAGTGAAGGTCTTCCCTGTCCTCGCACTGAAATTCTTTTCAACATTGACCCAGTTTCTAGGAAAGCTGGGGAACCATATGACAAGGCATTGATACTCAATGGCTTTGGGATTTGGGACACAGCCGTGAGGGCAGCATTGAGGGCTGGTGACTGGAAGTTGTTGACAGGAAATGTGGGTGATGGGGACTGGATACCACCACAAGCACTTCCTGGTGGTCCAGAACGTTGGAAGAAACTTGAGAAGAGACGCAATAAGCTGGTGAAGTCAGTGTGGCTTTTTAATGTCAGTGCAGACCCGTACGAGagatatgatttggcagaagcTCGTCCAGAGGTAGTAAAACATCTGATGACCAGGCTGGCAGAGTACAACCAGACAGCTGTGATGGCCAGGAATCCACCAGATGATCCGATGGCTGACCCAGAGCTCCATGGAGGGGCATGGAGCCCCTGGCTGGGGCTGGAGGGGGATAATGAAAAGGAGGAgagcaggaaagaaaagatgataaAGATTAGGCACTGCAAATTATCTAAGTTAAAAGCCCTCTTCAAAAAGGTGGGATCACGCCTGCAGAGGAAGACCTTATTCTAA
- the si:dkey-174i8.1 gene encoding arylsulfatase I isoform X1, translated as MALHQTMVYVQKMGYKVACNCTTTVARPKQLKQSLACQDEDTFMESVKTEEVEKPRPPHFIFIMVDDQGYGDIGYHGSDIHTPVLDRLAAEGVKLENYYVQPICSPSRSQLMTGRYQIHTGLQHSIIRPRQPLCLPPDSPTLPERLAEAGYATHMVGKWHLGFCRTSCLPTGRGFQSFLGTLTGSGDHFSYQSCDGAEACGFDLHDGDRPAWEMAGNYSTLLYIDRVKQILKRHDPHTPLFLYLSLQAAHTPLQVPDHFLHLYDSHRNRLRRHYAAMLSCLDSGVAQVVQELKTQGLYENSVLVYSSDNGGQPLSGGSNWPLRGGKGTYWEGGIRAVGFVHSQLLKKKGIVSRALIHVSDWYPTLLGLAGAQQSHHGLDGHDVWGSISEGLPCPRTEILFNIDPVSRKAGEPYDKALILNGFGIWDTAVRAALRAGDWKLLTGNVGDGDWIPPQALPGGPERWKKLEKRRNKLVKSVWLFNVSADPYERYDLAEARPEVVKHLMTRLAEYNQTAVMARNPPDDPMADPELHGGAWSPWLGLEGDNEKEESRKEKMIKIRHCKLSKLKALFKKVGSRLQRKTLF; from the exons GGTTTATGTCCAAAAGATGGGTTACAAAGTGGCTTGCAACTGCACAACAACTGTGGCCAggccaaagcagctgaaacagag CCTTGCCTGTCAGGATGAAGACACGTTTATGGAAAGTGTGAAAACAGAGGAGGTTGAAAAGCCCAGGCCACCTCACTTTATCTTCATTATGGTGGACGACCAGGGCTATGGAGACATTGGTTACCACGGCTCAGACATCCACACTCCAGTATTGGACCGGCTGGCAGCAGAGGGGGTTAAACTGGAAAATTATTATGTCCAACCTATCTGCTCACCCTCTCGCAGTCAACTCATGACAGGGCG CTACCAAATTCACACTGGACTTCAGCATTCAATCATCCGCCCACGTCAACCGCTGTGCCTGCCCCCTGATAGTCCCACCCTGCCAGAGCGTCTGGCTGAAGCTGGATACGCCACACACATGGTGGGTAAGTGGCACCTGGGCTTCTGCAGGACAAGCTGCTTGCCAACAGGACGTGGCTTTCAGAGTTTCCTGGGCACATTGACTGGCAGTGGAGATCATTTCTCCTATCAGAGCTGTGACGGGGCAGAGGCTTGTGGATTTGACCTGCATGATGGAGACAGGCCTGCCTGGGAGATGGCTGGAAACTACTCCACTCTCCTCTACATAGACAG AGTGAAGCAGATCTTGAAGAGACACGACCCACATACACCACTCTTCCTCTATCTCTCCCTTCAGGCAGCCCATACACCGTTGCAGGTACCAGACCATTTTCTTCACCTTTATGATTCCCATCGCAATCGTCTCAGGCGTCATTATGCAGCCATGCTGAGCTGCCTGGACAGCGGGGTTGCACAAGTGGTCCAGGAACTAAAGACTCAAGGGCTCTATGAAAACTCTGTACTCGTCTACTCTTCTGATAACGGTGGGCAGCCACTCTCTGGGGGAAGCAACTGGCCACTGAGAGGTGGCAAAGGAACCTACTGGGAAGGGGGCATTCGGGCTGTGGGCTTTGTCCACAGCCAACTTCTAAAGAAGAAAGGTATAGTAAGCAGAGCACTGATTCATGTCTCTGACTGGTATCCTACTTTACTGGGGCTTGCTGGAGCCCAGCAGTCCCACCATGGCCTTGATGGTCATGATGTTTGGGGAAGCATCAGTGAAGGTCTTCCCTGTCCTCGCACTGAAATTCTTTTCAACATTGACCCAGTTTCTAGGAAAGCTGGGGAACCATATGACAAGGCATTGATACTCAATGGCTTTGGGATTTGGGACACAGCCGTGAGGGCAGCATTGAGGGCTGGTGACTGGAAGTTGTTGACAGGAAATGTGGGTGATGGGGACTGGATACCACCACAAGCACTTCCTGGTGGTCCAGAACGTTGGAAGAAACTTGAGAAGAGACGCAATAAGCTGGTGAAGTCAGTGTGGCTTTTTAATGTCAGTGCAGACCCGTACGAGagatatgatttggcagaagcTCGTCCAGAGGTAGTAAAACATCTGATGACCAGGCTGGCAGAGTACAACCAGACAGCTGTGATGGCCAGGAATCCACCAGATGATCCGATGGCTGACCCAGAGCTCCATGGAGGGGCATGGAGCCCCTGGCTGGGGCTGGAGGGGGATAATGAAAAGGAGGAgagcaggaaagaaaagatgataaAGATTAGGCACTGCAAATTATCTAAGTTAAAAGCCCTCTTCAAAAAGGTGGGATCACGCCTGCAGAGGAAGACCTTATTCTAA
- the si:dkey-174i8.1 gene encoding arylsulfatase I isoform X6 yields MALHQTIYQIHTGLQHSIIRPRQPLCLPPDSPTLPERLAEAGYATHMVGKWHLGFCRTSCLPTGRGFQSFLGTLTGSGDHFSYQSCDGAEACGFDLHDGDRPAWEMAGNYSTLLYIDRVKQILKRHDPHTPLFLYLSLQAAHTPLQVPDHFLHLYDSHRNRLRRHYAAMLSCLDSGVAQVVQELKTQGLYENSVLVYSSDNGGQPLSGGSNWPLRGGKGTYWEGGIRAVGFVHSQLLKKKGIVSRALIHVSDWYPTLLGLAGAQQSHHGLDGHDVWGSISEGLPCPRTEILFNIDPVSRKAGEPYDKALILNGFGIWDTAVRAALRAGDWKLLTGNVGDGDWIPPQALPGGPERWKKLEKRRNKLVKSVWLFNVSADPYERYDLAEARPEVVKHLMTRLAEYNQTAVMARNPPDDPMADPELHGGAWSPWLGLEGDNEKEESRKEKMIKIRHCKLSKLKALFKKVGSRLQRKTLF; encoded by the exons CTACCAAATTCACACTGGACTTCAGCATTCAATCATCCGCCCACGTCAACCGCTGTGCCTGCCCCCTGATAGTCCCACCCTGCCAGAGCGTCTGGCTGAAGCTGGATACGCCACACACATGGTGGGTAAGTGGCACCTGGGCTTCTGCAGGACAAGCTGCTTGCCAACAGGACGTGGCTTTCAGAGTTTCCTGGGCACATTGACTGGCAGTGGAGATCATTTCTCCTATCAGAGCTGTGACGGGGCAGAGGCTTGTGGATTTGACCTGCATGATGGAGACAGGCCTGCCTGGGAGATGGCTGGAAACTACTCCACTCTCCTCTACATAGACAG AGTGAAGCAGATCTTGAAGAGACACGACCCACATACACCACTCTTCCTCTATCTCTCCCTTCAGGCAGCCCATACACCGTTGCAGGTACCAGACCATTTTCTTCACCTTTATGATTCCCATCGCAATCGTCTCAGGCGTCATTATGCAGCCATGCTGAGCTGCCTGGACAGCGGGGTTGCACAAGTGGTCCAGGAACTAAAGACTCAAGGGCTCTATGAAAACTCTGTACTCGTCTACTCTTCTGATAACGGTGGGCAGCCACTCTCTGGGGGAAGCAACTGGCCACTGAGAGGTGGCAAAGGAACCTACTGGGAAGGGGGCATTCGGGCTGTGGGCTTTGTCCACAGCCAACTTCTAAAGAAGAAAGGTATAGTAAGCAGAGCACTGATTCATGTCTCTGACTGGTATCCTACTTTACTGGGGCTTGCTGGAGCCCAGCAGTCCCACCATGGCCTTGATGGTCATGATGTTTGGGGAAGCATCAGTGAAGGTCTTCCCTGTCCTCGCACTGAAATTCTTTTCAACATTGACCCAGTTTCTAGGAAAGCTGGGGAACCATATGACAAGGCATTGATACTCAATGGCTTTGGGATTTGGGACACAGCCGTGAGGGCAGCATTGAGGGCTGGTGACTGGAAGTTGTTGACAGGAAATGTGGGTGATGGGGACTGGATACCACCACAAGCACTTCCTGGTGGTCCAGAACGTTGGAAGAAACTTGAGAAGAGACGCAATAAGCTGGTGAAGTCAGTGTGGCTTTTTAATGTCAGTGCAGACCCGTACGAGagatatgatttggcagaagcTCGTCCAGAGGTAGTAAAACATCTGATGACCAGGCTGGCAGAGTACAACCAGACAGCTGTGATGGCCAGGAATCCACCAGATGATCCGATGGCTGACCCAGAGCTCCATGGAGGGGCATGGAGCCCCTGGCTGGGGCTGGAGGGGGATAATGAAAAGGAGGAgagcaggaaagaaaagatgataaAGATTAGGCACTGCAAATTATCTAAGTTAAAAGCCCTCTTCAAAAAGGTGGGATCACGCCTGCAGAGGAAGACCTTATTCTAA
- the si:dkey-174i8.1 gene encoding arylsulfatase I isoform X4 yields the protein MALHQTILACQDEDTFMESVKTEEVEKPRPPHFIFIMVDDQGYGDIGYHGSDIHTPVLDRLAAEGVKLENYYVQPICSPSRSQLMTGRYQIHTGLQHSIIRPRQPLCLPPDSPTLPERLAEAGYATHMVGKWHLGFCRTSCLPTGRGFQSFLGTLTGSGDHFSYQSCDGAEACGFDLHDGDRPAWEMAGNYSTLLYIDRVKQILKRHDPHTPLFLYLSLQAAHTPLQVPDHFLHLYDSHRNRLRRHYAAMLSCLDSGVAQVVQELKTQGLYENSVLVYSSDNGGQPLSGGSNWPLRGGKGTYWEGGIRAVGFVHSQLLKKKGIVSRALIHVSDWYPTLLGLAGAQQSHHGLDGHDVWGSISEGLPCPRTEILFNIDPVSRKAGEPYDKALILNGFGIWDTAVRAALRAGDWKLLTGNVGDGDWIPPQALPGGPERWKKLEKRRNKLVKSVWLFNVSADPYERYDLAEARPEVVKHLMTRLAEYNQTAVMARNPPDDPMADPELHGGAWSPWLGLEGDNEKEESRKEKMIKIRHCKLSKLKALFKKVGSRLQRKTLF from the exons CCTTGCCTGTCAGGATGAAGACACGTTTATGGAAAGTGTGAAAACAGAGGAGGTTGAAAAGCCCAGGCCACCTCACTTTATCTTCATTATGGTGGACGACCAGGGCTATGGAGACATTGGTTACCACGGCTCAGACATCCACACTCCAGTATTGGACCGGCTGGCAGCAGAGGGGGTTAAACTGGAAAATTATTATGTCCAACCTATCTGCTCACCCTCTCGCAGTCAACTCATGACAGGGCG CTACCAAATTCACACTGGACTTCAGCATTCAATCATCCGCCCACGTCAACCGCTGTGCCTGCCCCCTGATAGTCCCACCCTGCCAGAGCGTCTGGCTGAAGCTGGATACGCCACACACATGGTGGGTAAGTGGCACCTGGGCTTCTGCAGGACAAGCTGCTTGCCAACAGGACGTGGCTTTCAGAGTTTCCTGGGCACATTGACTGGCAGTGGAGATCATTTCTCCTATCAGAGCTGTGACGGGGCAGAGGCTTGTGGATTTGACCTGCATGATGGAGACAGGCCTGCCTGGGAGATGGCTGGAAACTACTCCACTCTCCTCTACATAGACAG AGTGAAGCAGATCTTGAAGAGACACGACCCACATACACCACTCTTCCTCTATCTCTCCCTTCAGGCAGCCCATACACCGTTGCAGGTACCAGACCATTTTCTTCACCTTTATGATTCCCATCGCAATCGTCTCAGGCGTCATTATGCAGCCATGCTGAGCTGCCTGGACAGCGGGGTTGCACAAGTGGTCCAGGAACTAAAGACTCAAGGGCTCTATGAAAACTCTGTACTCGTCTACTCTTCTGATAACGGTGGGCAGCCACTCTCTGGGGGAAGCAACTGGCCACTGAGAGGTGGCAAAGGAACCTACTGGGAAGGGGGCATTCGGGCTGTGGGCTTTGTCCACAGCCAACTTCTAAAGAAGAAAGGTATAGTAAGCAGAGCACTGATTCATGTCTCTGACTGGTATCCTACTTTACTGGGGCTTGCTGGAGCCCAGCAGTCCCACCATGGCCTTGATGGTCATGATGTTTGGGGAAGCATCAGTGAAGGTCTTCCCTGTCCTCGCACTGAAATTCTTTTCAACATTGACCCAGTTTCTAGGAAAGCTGGGGAACCATATGACAAGGCATTGATACTCAATGGCTTTGGGATTTGGGACACAGCCGTGAGGGCAGCATTGAGGGCTGGTGACTGGAAGTTGTTGACAGGAAATGTGGGTGATGGGGACTGGATACCACCACAAGCACTTCCTGGTGGTCCAGAACGTTGGAAGAAACTTGAGAAGAGACGCAATAAGCTGGTGAAGTCAGTGTGGCTTTTTAATGTCAGTGCAGACCCGTACGAGagatatgatttggcagaagcTCGTCCAGAGGTAGTAAAACATCTGATGACCAGGCTGGCAGAGTACAACCAGACAGCTGTGATGGCCAGGAATCCACCAGATGATCCGATGGCTGACCCAGAGCTCCATGGAGGGGCATGGAGCCCCTGGCTGGGGCTGGAGGGGGATAATGAAAAGGAGGAgagcaggaaagaaaagatgataaAGATTAGGCACTGCAAATTATCTAAGTTAAAAGCCCTCTTCAAAAAGGTGGGATCACGCCTGCAGAGGAAGACCTTATTCTAA
- the si:dkey-174i8.1 gene encoding arylsulfatase I isoform X3 codes for MRGRSSSFILMIGATLFFSLACQDEDTFMESVKTEEVEKPRPPHFIFIMVDDQGYGDIGYHGSDIHTPVLDRLAAEGVKLENYYVQPICSPSRSQLMTGRYQIHTGLQHSIIRPRQPLCLPPDSPTLPERLAEAGYATHMVGKWHLGFCRTSCLPTGRGFQSFLGTLTGSGDHFSYQSCDGAEACGFDLHDGDRPAWEMAGNYSTLLYIDRVKQILKRHDPHTPLFLYLSLQAAHTPLQVPDHFLHLYDSHRNRLRRHYAAMLSCLDSGVAQVVQELKTQGLYENSVLVYSSDNGGQPLSGGSNWPLRGGKGTYWEGGIRAVGFVHSQLLKKKGIVSRALIHVSDWYPTLLGLAGAQQSHHGLDGHDVWGSISEGLPCPRTEILFNIDPVSRKAGEPYDKALILNGFGIWDTAVRAALRAGDWKLLTGNVGDGDWIPPQALPGGPERWKKLEKRRNKLVKSVWLFNVSADPYERYDLAEARPEVVKHLMTRLAEYNQTAVMARNPPDDPMADPELHGGAWSPWLGLEGDNEKEESRKEKMIKIRHCKLSKLKALFKKVGSRLQRKTLF; via the exons ATGAGGGGAAGAAGCTCTTCGTTTATTCTTATGATTGGTGCGACCTTGTTCTTTAGCCTTGCCTGTCAGGATGAAGACACGTTTATGGAAAGTGTGAAAACAGAGGAGGTTGAAAAGCCCAGGCCACCTCACTTTATCTTCATTATGGTGGACGACCAGGGCTATGGAGACATTGGTTACCACGGCTCAGACATCCACACTCCAGTATTGGACCGGCTGGCAGCAGAGGGGGTTAAACTGGAAAATTATTATGTCCAACCTATCTGCTCACCCTCTCGCAGTCAACTCATGACAGGGCG CTACCAAATTCACACTGGACTTCAGCATTCAATCATCCGCCCACGTCAACCGCTGTGCCTGCCCCCTGATAGTCCCACCCTGCCAGAGCGTCTGGCTGAAGCTGGATACGCCACACACATGGTGGGTAAGTGGCACCTGGGCTTCTGCAGGACAAGCTGCTTGCCAACAGGACGTGGCTTTCAGAGTTTCCTGGGCACATTGACTGGCAGTGGAGATCATTTCTCCTATCAGAGCTGTGACGGGGCAGAGGCTTGTGGATTTGACCTGCATGATGGAGACAGGCCTGCCTGGGAGATGGCTGGAAACTACTCCACTCTCCTCTACATAGACAG AGTGAAGCAGATCTTGAAGAGACACGACCCACATACACCACTCTTCCTCTATCTCTCCCTTCAGGCAGCCCATACACCGTTGCAGGTACCAGACCATTTTCTTCACCTTTATGATTCCCATCGCAATCGTCTCAGGCGTCATTATGCAGCCATGCTGAGCTGCCTGGACAGCGGGGTTGCACAAGTGGTCCAGGAACTAAAGACTCAAGGGCTCTATGAAAACTCTGTACTCGTCTACTCTTCTGATAACGGTGGGCAGCCACTCTCTGGGGGAAGCAACTGGCCACTGAGAGGTGGCAAAGGAACCTACTGGGAAGGGGGCATTCGGGCTGTGGGCTTTGTCCACAGCCAACTTCTAAAGAAGAAAGGTATAGTAAGCAGAGCACTGATTCATGTCTCTGACTGGTATCCTACTTTACTGGGGCTTGCTGGAGCCCAGCAGTCCCACCATGGCCTTGATGGTCATGATGTTTGGGGAAGCATCAGTGAAGGTCTTCCCTGTCCTCGCACTGAAATTCTTTTCAACATTGACCCAGTTTCTAGGAAAGCTGGGGAACCATATGACAAGGCATTGATACTCAATGGCTTTGGGATTTGGGACACAGCCGTGAGGGCAGCATTGAGGGCTGGTGACTGGAAGTTGTTGACAGGAAATGTGGGTGATGGGGACTGGATACCACCACAAGCACTTCCTGGTGGTCCAGAACGTTGGAAGAAACTTGAGAAGAGACGCAATAAGCTGGTGAAGTCAGTGTGGCTTTTTAATGTCAGTGCAGACCCGTACGAGagatatgatttggcagaagcTCGTCCAGAGGTAGTAAAACATCTGATGACCAGGCTGGCAGAGTACAACCAGACAGCTGTGATGGCCAGGAATCCACCAGATGATCCGATGGCTGACCCAGAGCTCCATGGAGGGGCATGGAGCCCCTGGCTGGGGCTGGAGGGGGATAATGAAAAGGAGGAgagcaggaaagaaaagatgataaAGATTAGGCACTGCAAATTATCTAAGTTAAAAGCCCTCTTCAAAAAGGTGGGATCACGCCTGCAGAGGAAGACCTTATTCTAA